GGTGAACGGCGGTCGAGGCCGGGTACCGCGCTCGATTATTGTTCGGGGTCGTCCGTCGTCGTGTCGATGCGACAGAGCTGGTTCCCGCCACAGTAGCCCGTGACTGCGTTCTGGAGCAACCCGAGTCCGGTGATGCCGGCTATCGCGGCCGTCGTCCTGCGGCGAGCGCGCGCCGCCGAGACGGCGAC
Above is a genomic segment from Halorubellus sp. JP-L1 containing:
- a CDS encoding YgaP-like transmembrane domain, with amino-acid sequence MRTNLDEYDRIARGVIGIWLVAVAVSAARARRRTTAAIAGITGLGLLQNAVTGYCGGNQLCRIDTTTDDPEQ